Below is a genomic region from Nilaparvata lugens isolate BPH chromosome 3, ASM1435652v1, whole genome shotgun sequence.
ctccacacatctgtgtaatcacttgtcagctgatttatgatgaataattccatagtctgatttttactgtaatattggcgtatgaaggaggctcatttttgctttaatattatccttgagatgcaaaatttccaaaaaccttgtatatacgtcgacgcgcaatttaaaaaggaacatatctgtcaaatttcgatcatgaaattctattactgcgtttcgccgtaaatgggcaacatataaacatttaaacattaaaagaaatgccaaaacgtcgacttgaatcttagacctcacttcgctcggtcaataaaaaataaatttatattttatataaaattccaTTTGTAGCTCAATATGCAAGTGGTTTTAATTTCATACCTTCAATGGTTATATTGAGATAGCCTTATCCAAAAATATTCGCACAATTCAGTACATTTCATGAAAAAATCCACAATAGCCATTACATAAATTTTGAGGTGAAACCCCTATGTTCCAAAATAGTCAGACCCTATGTAAAACTCGATTTGGAGTCTAATGCATTTCTTCAAATATTTGCAATACTTTGAAATTTATAAGATTATCAGAGTTCACATTAATATTGTGGGATCTCTGTTAAAATATGAATCGAGCTAGTTAATTTCACTTAGCTAGTTATATTAACTACAGTCATAGATATCTAGGATATAGGATTTCAACCAAGTAACAATCATGGTCCCATGATTCAAGTGATATGATTCACAACTTGAATTcgtcaattcaataattttcaaaaaaaaaacatatttaacTATAGCCTTTCTAATACTATTGCAAGCCTTTTTCAAAACTTTGTTGTTAAAAgttattttagtaaaaataaataagttgacCAAGTTACtcaaccttccggtagtcgcgccctactcaatcacacgagcagtcgcgtgttgtatttttcacaacatccaatttttcaagtattaccctatgtactctgtttactgtcaaaacatatcaattaataattgtataattactttttacatcttcttggattattttacgcctgtgaacatttggatgattaccatttcatagtccaataaggtacatcaagcaaagccatcaattctgtgttattggttcgtatacagtctttccctatcttatgctcagtgcgacttatgcactgtcgcgactaaatggcacctaaagactgaaccattgctcggttgatactgcaactcagtggagtgatggggggaagttttggaatgcatataggtgactcattcactgacaccaccccattcaatagttttgtgcagcaaaaaaactgacactgttttactttttacaacagcgcgactgccgaaaggttaatagataatattataagttTCAAAGTTGTATAAGGCTGTGTCAGAGTTGAATGAGTATCAAGTAGGTACTTACAGTGaagaaagtaaattattataatacaggTTGAATTACTATTGTCTGTAAATTTCTCTGAAAGGAAGCTAtgttataaatttgaatgattatttgtatattctataattttttcaatgattataaATGTCAGTGATTTGTTATGTATCTTTGACATGGTTATGTATGACAATTATTGTCAGTATTGTATATATTGCtattcatgataaataaatgaatattatttgagtaTTATTGTATTAGTATGAGTATTATTTGCTCCAATTGCTTGTAAATGTGAATGGTGTATATATGTTCAAATAAGCGAACATAATTATATCATGTGAAAgccatgaaataataattaatttaaaaactaTTTCGAACTGTTTCAATCTAAGtttggaagagaaatagtaAAGGGCTCGTCAGTTTTTCTAATCATTCTAATTTTAATTGTTTGTACAAATGTATGaacgaaaaataatttattttttcagggAAGAGTATAAACAGTCACAAAAACAAATCATGGTATTAAATTTCATCAATGGTGCTGAGGAAAAAGTAGCAGTTTGGAGACCTCCAGCTAATAAGACGTCCAAAGACCTGAATAAAATGCCTCTGGCAATTAGAGCAGCTTTCATTGAAGATATGGTTAGTTTGAcacactttttcaaattcaaactcgaatattttatttatgactGCCATATTCAGCCGGGACTGACAAATTAACACGTCCATCCGATACCAACTGTGGTATCTGTAGTGACATGGCATAATTTATTGGAATTGGgtttatattgattgattgagtactttatttatgtagattacaatatatactggcttatatacactcatacaatagcttacaatacaacaaagttttaaatgaatttacatagcataaactaagaaaataattattgaactgtacaatgatataaaagaaatcaatttggaataactatacaaaataatattgtaatgcatctacataaattggcggagctttggacatatcaatgtcaattctttggaaagaatattaaaattgaatattatattggGAGAATACTCAATTTTTCCTTGAACTTTTCAAGAATAACTATaccaaataatattgtaatgcatctacataaattggcggagctttggacatatcaatgtccattctttggaaagaatattaaaattgaatattatattggGAGAGTACTCAATTTTTCCTAGAACTTTTCAAGAATaactatacaaaataatattgtaatgcatctacataaattggcggagctttggatatatcaatgtccattatttgggaagaatattaaaattgaatattatattggGAGAATACTCAATTTTTCCTTGAACTTTTCAAGAATaactatacaaaataatattgtaatgcatctacataaattggcggagctttggatatatcaatgtccattctttgggaagaatattaaaattgaatatcataTTGGGAGAGTACTCAATTTTTCCTTGTACTTTTCAAGAATaactatacaaaataatattgtaatgcatctacataaattggcggagctttggacatatcaatgtccattctttggaaagaatattagaattgaatattatattggGAGAATACTCAATCTTTCCTTGAACTTTTCAAGAATaactatacaaaataatattgtaatgcatctacataaattggcggagctttggacatatcaatgtccattctttggaaagaatattagaattgaatattatattggGAGAATACTCAATTTTTCCTTGAACTTTTCAAGAATaactatacaaaataatattgtaatgcatctacataaattggcggagctttggacatatccatgtccattctttggaaagaatttcaaaattgaatattatattggGAGAATACTCAATTTTTCCTTGAACTTTTCAGGTGGCATCCCGATTCTGCAAATGGCTGCGAGGTCTGGGAGGCAGGACGCCGAATCTGGACGAGAAAAGTCTGAAGGAGCTGTTCCAGATTGGCATAGTCAATCCGACATCGGCGTCCATCAGGACAATCTGCGAAGAACGCACCTTCATACCGGATCTGGTTGCTGAGAAACTCAATTTGCCAGAGGTTGGTACAAATGATTACGTTTTTTACAATAACATTTAcacaaataattttgtaatagtgtgatattgagagggtagtattgtagttgtttttgtgtatcttatattatttttcaggtttttgaaattgaatgaactttgatttttactgcatgttgaaccctgcgttttagtCTGAGAAttactctgtcttgtttgaatttgctaacttgttgcttagttgtcgaaattaaagcaattttcgtacattttcaaatacagtttcaatttcttgtcaaaaaagctactgtatttgggaattgtacgaccattgacctttttgcagctttggcttttccactggaagttatgctcaacgcttgtggagggggaataattttcagtgaaaaggcctcagttcgaattgagacgtaactgggaaaacatgtaacagtgtgcgagcctcggtcctctgaatgggcccatttcccattcagagggacaaattgttatgttttcagttatcagtaatttgtatctagttgaataggaaaccaaattttatagagttagtaggagtagaatcaggaaattatttgttcgtgtgagttcaagtatagtgagttttattaaagcgtatgtgagtgtttctgaagagtccaagtttgaatattgttaaaatggtgagtgccaaacttttgttgtttttcttattaagctcaaaatttaaattcatagaatgaccgaggcccaaatttaaatgcagcaagttagcaggttcccaaaatgtatagattaaaaattgagAACGGTATGcgtcttcttgacctgaatcgattgctgaataactttgttctgtttgaaaatttgacatgttacctgacttttattaattcgttctacctacttagagttcaataaacctgaagttaaattatattagtatttttaattgaagttcctggctcgtagttactatagttgctaaaataggtgacaattagataatgatgataatctgtgcatttgaatgaacgaatccactaaaagctcccaactaATCAAGGATTCAAGTACCggtagatgatttgatagcagtaaactttagcaaatattatagaagaaaaGAAAcaccccctccgtttacattggtgcGCAGCGGTGGTATAAACTGCAAGAATGTCTATCAAACcacatgtatttttatatattttatattttggaaaattgatCAGATAGAGACAAAGATATCTCCGGTTacagaaatgatgtcaggtATGGGGTAGGGTTATaaatacctccaccggttacaatatcatttgtatttattttgtattcgctttattttcaaatggcattagtagccgaaacatgtagtggcaaaataatttataagggtAGTcggattaatatttttatttataaataattgcaTTCTTACAACAGATTAAAGCTTAATTACAGCTTCAGATTAAAACAAGCATGATTGAGAATACATATACCGGTTTGCCTATATAGGTACCATATATGACCAATCTATGAGATTagtgttgtagattgttcaatttccagattgaataataaatatctacacctttttcaaatttatttaagaaTGTATCAAGCTAATTTAAAAAGATATCAGTTGTATTTAAGTATAgtcaatgtattctaggtaccttgagtatagtcatttttaattgaaaaaacaacagCTATATGAATGAGAAAAGTCAGTTTTATTTGAGAGGTAATCTCATGTAATTAGTGAGAATAGACATTTGTATTTCTGCTACCAGAATTAATTAACTACTGGGTGAACAGCTAAATGGAAATACAATGAGAGCTACTAtacccaaaaattatttgccagcccgggaatgaAACCCGGTACCGCCTGATTTGCGAGGGTAGCAGCACTTATTTTATACCCCAGTGCAGCCAGCCattatacagatggaaattgatAAGTATCCTAATTGCATTTGTTCTCAACtaattttggatagtagcttCAATTGAATTTCCATCAAGCTGTTCATCCAgatgtcaatattattttacagtagcagaagtcttcggggtggtttACAGGATTTTACTTTTTAACAGAGATATCGTGGAATTTCTttatattaaggtgaaatgaaaaagaTGCCAGTTCTAGTAATTTATATGAGCCAAACTGaagtttcaatgcacttaaGACTGAGTCTAACTAAAATAGACCATTGATGCTCTAAGTGTATTGAAAATttagtttggctcaaataaattatgtggaactgacgaCATCTTCTTCATATCACCTTAATTTgactttggattttcgtttaagaAATACATCCatctgaataaaacaaattacattgctTTTCCTCCAACAAGGACGGGTGAGCCACCATCTGAACTAAACATAAAGATGCATATCCATAAAGTAGACTCCGTTACATGCACTGATATATTATGCCAAGCAATAGAAAAAGTTGAATCTATAATATACTTGGGGATATTAGTTGATAACCAGCACTTAAAATGGAATTTTCACTTGAACCACCTactatcaaaaattgaaatacctgccatttgtattttataggataaattcaataaatgacataaacataataaaaataatctatcATGCTTATGCACATTCTCTATTCCAGTATGGTATAGAAATTTGGGGAGGCACTTTTGACACTCTTTTCAATAGGATATTGGTTTTGCAAAAGCACATAATCAGGGCAGCCCTTGGAAGACCAAGATTGTGTCCCAGcaggaatttgtttgtggaGTTTGGGGTACCAACAATACGGCAAGTGTTTGTCAAGAGCATAATTATTTCCCATATCAATTAAAATAGAGAAAGCCTCACGTTTAATGCGAACCCACACGATTTACGCCCAACAGTGAACAACTTATAAGATTTACTATTGACTGTCAATAAACATCAGCTTCAGTATTTCATGGAATTctttgcaaataaaattcattttattaccAGTCCTTTCTcagaaaaaaactgaaaaatgaaattgataaatggGTGAGAGCAAACATCTATATCAATACTACTTGATTGCTTTTTATTGTCAATGTTCTttctattcttatattatttttattctatttctgttaattttgtttaatagaaactcaactttttcaactagTACTATTTTGTTCTTGtacatgtacataatattatataattactttttAATTGAACTCACTGCTGGCGCTCAAGTGCTACTTTTGCCTGTAGAgccaaattttattattattattaatagttccctaatttttatgtatgtgttttagttaagtgcagtagcatatatttattttttgtaaagcttttttgtattttgtttttggcaaataaattcatccattcatttcaTACAAACGTTAAGAAAACTACTTGAATTCAAGGAAACTGGTCTGATGTAAACGCCCCTTATCTATATTAACAAacgtcaagaaaacttcaattcaaGGGAACTTGACTAATGTGAACGCCcctcatttataattttgtttgaataatttgaGTAATCTACTTTGTCAGAAAACACTGCTGAACCAGTTGCAACGGCAGCTAGAGTGGGACATGTGGGCGGAGAGGCGACCCGAGCGAACGAAGGCATTCGGCAAAATGGTGGAGCCGTGCGACCAGTTCCGGCCACCCAACAACCACACTCGCCAAACGTGGTTGGCCTGTCACTCCATACCCAAGCACATGCAGCAGTACACCCAGGTGGCTTACAACAGTATCATGGCTGCTAGGGGATCAAGGTAATAACTACCCTTTAAAGAAATAGTCTGGGATCCATGTTATAAACAGTaatgcccggtttcaccaaccTTGATCAAATATAGCCTAGCCATGGTCAATTAGACCATAGCCAAAATTTGATCACTCGTTCAAACTTACAACTGTTCCACCAACCTCGGGATTGATCAAAACTCCGTCGGTCAAATCTGAACATGGTCAACTCTTGTAGCTGTAGGCCTACTTTTCTGAAGTTGGCCAACATGTTTGCTGGCTTGCTATTGGTTACATCTGATTTTGAtgaatggaaattactgagatattgcaattattcaaatgctaatgaatttaataataattattaataaacgaaaatccaaattaaatgctgtaatatagtaaactagccgtcaagctcgcttcgctcgccatatccgtctagccaggggggctccgccccctggacccctgactggatcatccaaaaatgagatcatttttcatttgagagcatatttatcatattatgttaggacgatccagtcgggggtccagactaaacgtctggctaaacggatatggcgagcgaagcgagcctgacggctagtaataataatattccccaggaatagctctgattgaagtacggtagcagtgcccaatcaatttttccgcgataaatgcatttcaatcttcaacttggtgccaacctaacaaagtcaactcaacttaatgccaacctgacaaaattattaatttagttaccagttaacaactgtttcgaagaggtactctctccagattatagttctatattaacatatggtatggacatttttcaattagagaatacatttttcaattatacattttttataattaaaagaataagaagaatatacatgctaaaagacgaactttaaacccttaaaaaccacccttagagttaaaatattgccaaaagatttcttagtgcgcctctaaagggccaactgaacatacctaccaaatttgaacgtttttggtccggtagatttttagttcagcgagtgggtgagtgagtgagtgagtgagtcagtcagtcagtgagtgagtgccatttcgcttttatatatatagaagaagaagatagaagaagaaaatatagtAACACCCCATGATACTTAATATCAGTTTTGCTGCTCCTATTTAGAGGGTAATTTGCGCTGAATGCCCTTCTTACTTTACAGTCAGGCCGTCAAAAATtagattactgtacttttttctgtaattactgTACAGATTTTTCTTCATACTCATTATTTCGGGGTGGGCCCCCTGGGCCCCCTGGCACAGACGTTTTGTATAGTCACATCTATAAGAGTCGAGTATTGCCAATTTACAAGTTCTCAAAAAAACTGGCAATACatgtcaataaaactttataacgctttgcctgaaaatatcaaaagaatgagctttaatagttactgtaaatatttgaaaaagtactggtcaatgaatgtttatataaagttgaagatttctttataatagattttttaaattgatgttttctgtgttattaatgacgttgttgtaacattttaatgttgtgtgacaatgaataatttgattgattgattgattgatatataGGGCCTATATTATAGGCTAGGcctaataatttataataaatttcaaatatgaattgaatactcTCGTACAAAgagaatcaccccgaagacttctgctactgcaaatattgacaattaacagcatttaattgggattttcgttcaataataattaaattacatATCTTTTGTGGtggtttattttcaaattcttatTTTCCAGGGATTCAAGTTGATCACAAGTTTTATGAGATggatacaatattgtttttgaagaatTCTGATGGTTGTGCATGCAAAATTATAACATATATCATCTTTGATTCGTGGTGGTGgtctttttttatttatctttttcaattttttatgtttctTTGGCAGTAGAGAGAGTTTAAATTACATATCTTCAGAGGTGATATTTCGTATGTTTTATTGTTGTCTGtgattttattgtttataaaatttacACTGTTTTCAGAAATTTTGTAGAACTTCCCCATGATGAGGTGAAAAAGTAGATTTgacaatatttaataaaaacgatatacaaatcttgaagtaccctttatttttcaaaaactttaaaatagttcaacaactagtttcgaccattttgataatttttgataattttttgataatatttgtacaattattactttttcacctcattattgtttatataCTGGATTTATTTCGATTTTTTCATCAGATTTACCTCGATTTCCAAGAATTGTATCACGATATCGATCTCGTAGATTGCCAACCTATTTGCAGACCAGTAGAGTTTATCGATTAAATTTGAGGAGAAATGGAACAACTAAAAGTATCTTCTGCTGATATAACAATAAGTTTATCAATGATTGCATAcccatacaaaaaaaaaaaaaatggtttcACTCAATAGGCGTCAAATAGACAGTCTACTTAATTACTTATTTACTGCGGTGGCGACTCGTACCTCAGTCGGTACTTGGCCTCATCAACTAAGCCTCTCCAGAAGTTTCGGTCACCCACGTCCTCCTCTTTTAGGCCCATCCTCCTCATATCTTTCCGGACCTGGTCCCACCATCTAGTTTTTGGCCTTCCAGCTGGTCTCCTTCCTATAGTACACTGCTTGTCAGAGCGCTTTCTTCTTTCCTCAGTATGTGTCCCGTCCACCGTAACCTTCTGCTTTTAATCTCACCCACTATGTCTgcttcattgaccgagcgaagtgaggtctaaaggtgtgtacagatatacgcgccgcaaacatgagcaattcacttttaatcagctgactatatctgtatttttacagaaacggtataagatatagatataaaaagcttggcatcagctgattaaaagtgaattgctcatgttcgcggcgcgtaaatctgtacgcaccttaagattccagtcgacggtttggcatttctcttaatgtttaaatgtttatatgttgcgaatttacagcgaaacatggtaatagattttcatgaaatttgacacgtATGTTCCTTtataattgcgcgtcgacgtatatacaaggtttttggaaattttgcatttcaaggaaaaagaagcctccttcatacgccaatattaccgtgaaaattagactatagaataattatttatcataaaatcagctgtctagtggactataatactacccgttcaaaaacatcgaacatcttgaaaatgtatctttccatcaacgttagtagacagttgactatttataatactacccgttcaaaaacatcgaacatcttgaaaatgtatctttccatcaacgttgtggacagttgcagccagatctgataacagcgctcacactcacattccgggacgacatgtcacggtacgataggacagaaagctctatatttatttaggattttaaattgataaattgtttattaatttttgagaaaacaaaacaacaggtcaatgtaacttactgagcgcgacgtctactgttcacagaactactagttgaatAATTGGTGTATTTCATAGTTGTGCTTGATTCTCCAAACTCCGTTCTCTAGTGACAGAGTCGCTAGTGACTAGTGACTAGTCACTAGTGACAGAGTCACTAGTAATAGACAGTCTACAGGTCTATTAAACCTACAGTGTCTATAACAAAGTCTAGTCTTGCCTCAAACTATAGACAAATATGAATCGAATTCAGAGCTTCTGGGACCGTATATTGTCTTTGCACAAACTGATCGCTTTGAGGTCTGAGTCTATACTGGAGAGGCAATATCCTCGCCATTGATAGACTGACGGAATAGTTGCCGTGTTTAATGgttaattgataattaaacTGTCTCAGCCTGGCACGTACTTCAATGGAAATCGAAGGAAACCTAGCTGAAATGAGACAAAGACGTTTATGGAGCAAGTTATCCAATCAATAATCAAGTACTTGAGTGAGTTGATTGGTTTCCGTGTAGTCTTGATTGTAGCAAATTCAATTGATTGGATTGAATTCAATAGAACTGCATGCAATAATCAACGCATTTAATAATCAGAAGTGTTGGAAGACCTTGCTTTAAAGCTAACGGGTATGGAAAgtaattttcaattgtgaattataaaattgaataattattagaattcgGCTTTAATATTATAACAGTCCCTAGgattaatattttcaagtcAATTGTTTGATATTGTCCAGTTAATTTTTTGCGTTTAATTTGAACTTATTCCTTGCAATGGAGattctacattttttattataatcaaatatagagaaatgtagaattaatttaCTAACAAACTAATCAAGCATTGCGAAAATTAATCCATGGGATCGTTAAACCAATCTCGCAAAATGTATAAATGTGAatgatttatataaaattataaatcacTAGATAATTACCAATAAGAGAGAAGCAGCTCAGTAGTCATAATAGTAGTCCAAAGGGAGGATTCAATCAAATACCgtcaaccaatcagagagtaggGTAAATGAGAGATGAGTAATAgagaattcaaccaatcacaagctaacCAATAAGAGAGTAGCTCATTTTTATCATGGCGGCAACGAATGG
It encodes:
- the LOC111054543 gene encoding uncharacterized protein LOC111054543, giving the protein MHSSERHSVRSIRSHASLMNNSRWSRRDTPPSLTRLHSHSSDMRLSHSSDMRLSRTSDNKPLSRTSDNSHRRSTVSFASDVTNVDFLSEIAESDEKSDAPWDVVVNLDESDIRTREEYKQSQKQIMVLNFINGAEEKVAVWRPPANKTSKDLNKMPLAIRAAFIEDMVASRFCKWLRGLGGRTPNLDEKSLKELFQIGIVNPTSASIRTICEERTFIPDLVAEKLNLPEKTLLNQLQRQLEWDMWAERRPERTKAFGKMVEPCDQFRPPNNHTRQTWLACHSIPKHMQQYTQVAYNSIMAARGSRDSS